The Pseudonocardia broussonetiae DNA segment CGCGCCGACGAGACGCCCGCCGCGCCCGGCGACGCCCGCCCCGACGACGTCGACGTGGCCCTCGCGCTGGAACGCGTCGAGGCCGTCACCGCGCTGGGCCTGCGCTCGGTGCGCACGAGCTGGGCCGGGCTGCGCTCGTTCGCCCCCGACCGGCGTCCCGTCGTCGGGGCCTGGCCCGACCACCCCGGCTTCTGGTTCGTCGCGGGCCAGGGCGGCTCGGGCATCGAGTCCGCGCCCGCGCTCGCGGCACTGGCCGCCTCCGTCGTCCGGGGGGCCGCCGCGCCGGCCGCCCTGGCCCCCGCCCGACTTCACGTAAGCTGACGCTTACATCGCCGATGGGAGCACCGTGACCACCACACACGATGATCAGGCAACACACGACGACCCGGCCCTGTTCGAGGGCGCATTCTGGAACGACCCGTACCCGGTCTACGGCGTGCAGCGCGACGACAGCCCGGTGCGCGAGGTGAAGCAGCCCGGCGGGTCGGTCTGGATGATGTTCGACCACGCCGACGTCCGCGCCGCGCTCACCGACCCGCGGCTGAGCAAGGACTGGCGCTACACGCTGCCGGCCGACCAGCGCGCGGGCCAGCCGGCCACGCCGATCCCGATGATGATCCTCATGGACCCGCCGGAGCACACCCGGCTGCGCAAGCTCGTCTCGCGCGCCTTCACCGTGCGCCGGATGGAGGAGCTGCGCCCGCGCATCGCCGAGTTCGCCGACGGGCTGCTCGCCGAGCTGCCCGAGGACGGCCCCGTCGACCTCATGGCCCGCTACGCGTTCCTCCTGCCCGTGTTCGTCATCTGCGAGCTGCTCGGCGTGCCCGCCGAGGACCGCGACGACTTCGCCTCCTGGTCCAACGTGATGGTCGACGAGTCGACCCAGGACCAGGCGATGGAGGCGTCGACGAAGCTGCACGCCTACCTCTCGACGCTCATCGACGCCAAGCGCGACAACCCCGACGACGCCCTGATCAGCGGGCTCATCGAGGTGGCCGACGAGGGCGACGTGCTGTCGCAGGAGGAGCTCGTCGCCATGGCGATGCTGCTGCTCATCGCCGGGCACGAGACCACCGTCAACCTGATCGGCAACGGCGTCCTCGCGCTGCTCACCCACCCCGAGCAGCGTGCGCTGCTGGCGGAGCGGCCGGAGCTGATCGCGTCGGCGGTCGAGGAGTTCCTGCGCTGGGACTCCCCGGTGCACAGCGCGCCCGCGCGCTTCGCGGCCGAGGACGTCGAGTACTCGGGCGTGACGATCCCGGCCGGCGCGGTCGTGTCGCTCTCGCTGGCCTCGGCCAACCGCGACGACGCCCGCCTGCCCGACGCCGCCGAGCTCAAGATCGACCGGGACGCCGGCGGCCACGTCGCCTTCGGCCACGGCCTGCACCACTGCCTGGGCGCGCAGCTCGCGCGGATCGAGGGGCAGGAGGCGATCGGGCGCCTGATGGCCCGGCGGCCCGAGCTGGCCCTGGCCGTCGACCCGGCCGAGCTGGTCTACCGGCGCAGCACCCTGGTGCGCGGCCTGCGGACGATGCCGGTGACGCCCGGCCCGGCGGCCTGACGCAGCACCCACCCGTCCCGGCCGAACGGCCCGTTCGCACAATGAGCACGTGCGAGCGGGCCGTTCGCACACCCGACCGGGAGGTGCGTGTGGCGCGCGGAGCGTTGTTCGACCCGCTGTTCGGCGGTGACCGCGTCGCCGCCCGCCTCGACGACGCCGCCTGGGTGGCCGCACTCGTCGCCGTGGAGGTGGCGCTCGCGCAGGCCGCGGCCGCCCACGGCGTGATCCCGGCGGAGCACGCCGAGGCGATCGCCGCCGTCGACCTCGACGTCGACCCGGCCGCGCTCGGCGCCGCCGCCGTCGAGGGCGGCAACCCGGTGATCCCGCTGGTCCGCGCGCTGCGCGCGGCCGTCGGTCCCGAGGTCGGGCCGTCGGTGCATCCCGGCGCCACCAGCCAGGACGTCATGGACACTGCCGCGGTGCTGCTCACCGGCTGGGCCGGGGAGGTCCTGCTCGACGACCTGCGCGGCGCCGCCGACGCCGCCGCCCGCCTCGCCGCCGCCCACCGCGGCACCCCGACGATGGCCCGCACGCTGGGCCAGCAGGCGCTGCCGACCACGTTCGGCCTCGTGGCCGCGGGCTGGTGCACCGGCCTCGACCGCGCCCGCACGCGCCTCGCCGCGGTCCTGAGCGGGCTGCCGGCGCAGCTCGGGGGCCCGGCGGGCACGCTCGACCGCCTGCCGCTGCCGGTCGCCGCCGACCTGGCCGCGCGGCTGGGCCTGGCCGACCCGGGCGTCCCGTGGCACACCGAGCGCACCCGGATCGGCGAGCTCGCCGGGGCCCTGGGCGTCGCGGGCGGGGCGTGCGCCAAACCGGCCACCGACGTCGTGCTGCTCGCGGGCACCGAGCTGGGCGAGGTCAGCGAGGCCGCGCCCGGCGACTCGTCGTCGATGCCGCACAAGCGCAACCCGATCGCCGCCGTCACCGCCCGGGCCTCGGCGCGGCGCGCCCCCGGCCTCGTCGCCGTCCTGCTCGCGGCGATGGACGGGGAGCACCAGCGCGCGGCGGGCGCGTGGCACAGCGAGTGGGAGACCCTCGCCGACCTGCTGCGCGCCACCGGCGGGGCCGCCTCGCGGCTGCGCACCAGCCTGGAGGGGCTCACGGTGCACCCCGAGCGCATGGCGGCGTCGGTGCCCGACGGTGCGGGGACGGGCCGGGCGGGGGAGCTGGTGGACGCCGCGCTGGCCGCCCGCCCCTGAGCCCCGACCGATGACTTCCGCCGCCGGTCCCGGTCCCACCGGAGTGCGGTGACGGCACCGCGCACGAGCGAGGGGAGCGGACATGGACGCGCACGACGGGGTGGGCCGGTGCTGACGCAGGTGGCCGACGGCGTCTGGGTCCGGCAGAGCGAGTGGGTGTGGACCAACTCGGTCGTGGTGCGGGGCGACGCCGGGCTGGTCGTGGTCGATCCCGGCATCCACGGCGCGGAGATGGACGGCCTGGCCGACGACCTGGACCGGCTCGGCGTCCCGGTGGTCGCGGGCTTCTCCACCCACCCGCACTGGGACCACCTGCTCTGGCACCCCCGCCTCGGCGACGTTCCGCGCTACGCCACCGACGCCTGCGCGCGCCTGGCCGGGGAGCGCCGGGAGCGGGCGCAGGCCATGGCGACCGAGAGCGCGACGGGCGTGCCCCTCGAGCTGGTCGCGCTCCTCACCCCGCTCCCGGCGGACGGCGGGCCGGTACCGGGCGAGGTCGTCGAGCACCGGGCGCACGCCCTCGGCCACGCCGCGCTGCTCCTCGCCGACCGCGGCGTCCTGCTCGCGGGCGACATGCTCTCCGACCTCCTCATCCCGCTGTTCGACGTCACCCAGGACGACCAGGTCGGCGCCTACGAGGAGGCGCTCGACCGGCTCGCCGACGCCGCACGCCGGGTCGACGTCGTCGTGCCGGGCCACGGCGCGGTCGCGCGGGGCCCGGAGGTGGCGGCCCGCCTCGCCGCCGACCGCGCCTACGTCGACGCGCTGCGGCGCGGGGAGGAACCGGCCGACGCGCGCCTGGCCGCCGCCGACTGGCTCGCCGGCCCGCACGGGGCGAACCGGGAGCAGGCGCGGCGCTAGCTAGCTGCGGGCCAGCAGGCTGCCGGCCTCCTGGGCCGCCGTGCCCTCCGCCGCGAGGTGGGCCAGCTCGGGGCTGAGCTCCTCGCCGCGGGCGGCCTTGGTCTGGGCGTAGAGGCGCCCGGCGCGGTAGGAGGAGCGCACCAGCGGGCCGGCCATGACCCCGGCGAAGCCCATCTCCTTGGCGGCCTCGGAGTGCTCGACGAACTCCTCGGGCTTGACCCAGCGCTCGACCGGGTGGTGGCGGGCGGAGGGGCGCAGGTACTGGGTGATGGTGATGATCTCGCAGCCGGCCTCGTGCAGGTCGCGCAGCGCGGACACGACCTCCTCGGGCGTCTCGCCCATGCCCAGGATCAGGTTGGACTTGGTCACCAGCCCGGCCGCGCGGGCCTTGGTGATCACCTCGAGGGAGCGGTCGTAGCGGAACGCCGGGCGGATCCGCTTGAAGATCCGCGGCACGGTCTCCAGGTTGTGGGCCAGGACCTCGGGGCGGGAGGCGAAGACCTCGTCGAGCTGGGCGTCGATCGAGTTGAAGTCCGGGATCAGCAGCTCGACGCCGGTGCCGGGGTTGAGCTCGTGGATCAGCCGGACGGTCTCGGCGTAGAGCCAGGCCCCGCCGTCGGGCTGGTCGTCGCGGGCCACCCCGGTGACGGTGGAGTAGCGCAGCCCCATCTGGGCCACGGACTCGGCGACCCGGCGGGGTTCGTCGCGGTCGAGGTCGGCGGGGCGGCCGGTGTCGATCTGGCAGAAGTCGCAGCGCCGGGTGCACTGCTCACCGCCGATGAGGAAGGTGGCCTCGCGGTCCTCCCAGCACTCGTAGATGTTGGGACAGCCCGCCTCCTCGCACACGGTGTGCAGCCCACCGGAGCGCACCAGCGCCTTGAGCTCGGTGTACTGGGGTCCGGTCTTCGCCTTGGTCCGGATCCACGCGGGCTTGCGCTCGATGGGGGTCTCGCTGTTGCGGACCTCCAGACGCAGGAGCTTGCGACCTTCGGGTGCGATCGTCACGCCGCCCAGGCTACGCCGGGTCGGGCGCCACGCCCGTCTCGGCGGCGGTGGCGTCCCACAGCCGCGCGGCCAGGCCCTCGTCGCGCGCCGCCGCGGACGCCCGGGCCGGGGCGGGGAGCCCGCGCGTCTCGCCGAGCCCACCCGGGCCGACGTAGTCACCGCCCCTGACCTGCGACGACGTCGCCGCGTAGAGCTGGGGCAGCATCCCGCGCGACACCCGCTGCGTCGTGACGGCGTTGACGACCCGCGCCAGCGGCAGCACCAGCCACGCCCCGCTGCGCGCCCGCACCGACGACGACAGCAGCGCGGTGTCGGTCAGGCCGGGGTGCGCGGCGACGGAGATCACGTCCTCGCCCGCCGCGCGCAGCCGCCGGTCGAGCTCGCGGGCGAACAGCAGGTTGGCGAGCTTGCTCTGGCTGTAGGCCCGCGCGCCGGTGTAGGCGCGGCGGGCGAAGTGCAGGTCGTCGACGTCGAGGCCCGGCCCGCGGTGCGCGAGGCTCGACAGCGTCACCACCCGGGCGGCCCCCGCCCCGCGCAGCGCCGGCATGAGCAGCCACGTCAGGGCCGCGTGCCCGAGGTGGTTGGTGCCGATCTGGGACTCGAAGCCGTCGACGGTGATCCCGGGCGGCAGTCCCATCACGCCGGCGTTGTTCATGAGGACGTGCAGGGCGTCGCCGGTGCGCTCGCGGACGTCGGCGGCGGCGCGGCGGACCGACTCCAGGTCGGCCAGGTCGAGCGTGACGACCTCGCCGCCGGGCTCCCGCTCCAGCGCGCGGCGCCCGCGCTCCGGGTCGCGCGCGCCCAGCAGCACGCGGGCCCCGGCGCCGGCCAGCGCGGCGGCGGAGGCGAGCCCGAGCCCGGACGTGGCGCCGGTGACGAGCACCGTGCGGCCGGTCTGGTCGTCCAGGTCGCGCAGCGTCCACGGCATGATCACGATGGTGCCAGTAGGTTCGGGCCCGTGGACTTCCGGATCTTCACCGAGCCCCAGCAGGGCGCCGACTACGACGACCTGCTCCGGGTCGCCCAGGCCGCCGAGGCGGCCGGCTACGACGCCTTCTTCCGCTCCGACCACTACCTGGCCATGGGGGAGGCCTCCGGCGAGCCCGGCCCGACCGACGCCTGGCTGACGCTCGCCGGCCTCGCCCGCGAGACCTCCCGCATCCGCCTGGGCACGCTCGTCTCCTCGGCCACGTTCCGGCTGCCCGGCCCGCTCGCGGTGTCGGTGGCGCAGGTCGACCGGATGTCGGGCGGGCGCGTCGAGCTCGGGCTCGGCTCGGGCTGGTTCGACGCCGAGCACGCCGCCTACGGCATCCCGTTCCCGCCGCTGGGCGAGCGCTTCGACCGCCTGACCGAGCAGCTGGAGATCATCACGGGCCTCTGGGGGACGCTGCCGGGCGAGCGCTACTCCTTCGACGGCGCGCACTACACCGTCACCGACTCGCCCGCGCTGCCCAAGCCCGTGCAGCAGCCGCGGCCGCCGATCGTCGTCGGGGGCCGGGGCAAGAAGCGGACGCCCGAGCTGGCCGCCCGGTACGCCGCGGAGTTCAACGTGCCGTTCTCCGGCGTCGACGCGGCGGCGGAGCAGTTCGAGCGCGTCGGTGCGGCGTGCGAGTCCGTCGGGCGCGACCCGTCGGAGCTGGTGCGCTCGGTCGCGCAGGTCGTCTGCGTCGGGCGTGACGACGCCGAGGTCGCCCGCCGCGCGCTCACGCTCGGCCGCGACGTCGACGAGCTGCGGTCCGAGGGGCTGGCCGGGTCGCCCACGCAGGTCGTCGACCGGCTCGGGACCTGGCGGGAGCGGGCCGGCGTGTCGCGGGTCTACTGCCAGCTCCTCGACCTCGCCGACCTCGACCAGGTCGACCTCATCGCCTCCGACGTCGTGCCGCAGCTGCGCTAGCTGCCGAGCTGCCCCGCCACGTCGGCGGCCGCGGTGAGCCGCGGCGGTCGGCTACTGCAGCGAGGGGTGCAGGCGCAGGTCGAGCCCGGCGGGCGCGGCGACGCGGGCCACGGGGTGCTCGGCCACCGGCAGCCGCCCGTCGAGGGCGTCCAGCACGGCGACCGTGACGTCGTCGATCACCGCGTCGATCGGCACCGGGCGTCCGAGCTCCCGGCTCAGCGAGCTCACGCCGGCGTCGACGATGCCGCAGGGGACGATCCGGTCGAACTCGGTGAGGTCGGGGTCGCAGTTGATCGAGAACCCGTGCAGCGTGACCCCGCCCTGCACCCGCACGCCGATCGCGGCCACCTTGCGCTCGGGACCGCGGTCGTCGGCGGGCAGCCACACGCCGCTGCGGCCGTCGATGCGCCCGGCCGCGGTGAGCCCGAGGCCGTGCACGACGTGGATCAGGGCCTCCTCCAGCCGCCGGACGAAGTCGACGACGTCCAGCGGCTCGGCCAGCCCGATGATCGGGTAGCCGACGAGCTGACCGGGGCCGTGCCAGGTGATGCGGCCGCCGCGGTCGACGTCGACGACGGGGCTGCCGTCGGTCGGGCGGTCCTCGGGCCGCGTCCGCTTGCCCGCGGTGTAGACGGAGTGGTGCTCCAGCAGCATGAGCACGTCGGGGCCGGTGCCCGCCCGCCGCGCCCCGGCGTTCGCGCGCTGGGTGTCCCAGGCGGCGACGTACTCGATGACGCCGATGCGGTCGATGCGGACGGGGTCGGTGCTGCGCCGGCAGCTCGCACGGGAGGCCATGGCCTCACGCTACGCGGCGGGTCGCCGGTCGCATCAGGCGAACGCCGCCCACTGCGCGGTGAGGGTGCGCAGGACGGCCTCGTAGCCCTGGAACCCGAAGTTGCCGACGGCCGACTGCGACTCCACCCGCACCACGCGCCCGGCCGCGACGGCCGGCAGCGTCGGCCACAGCGGCGACGTCTCGATCTCCCGCACGGCGGCCTCGCCGTCGGCGCCGGTGTTGGCCAGCAGCACGATCGTCTCGCCGGTGATCAGCGAGAGGTTCTCCGGGCTGATCGTCGTGAAGTCGTCGGTGACGTCGCCGGGCAGCGTCGTCGGGTCGGGCACGACCTCCCCGCCGAAGTCGGCGACCCAGCGGGCGACCGTGACCGAGCCCGGCCGGTACACGCGGAACTGCCCGCCGCCCACGCCCAGCAGCACCGTGACCGGCCCGGGGTCGCCGACGGCCGCCGCGGCCTCGGCGAGGCGCGCGTCGAACCCGGCGATCACCTCGTCGGCCTGCGCCTCCCGGCCCAGCGCGGCGGCGATGCTGCGCAGCGCCACCGACGCGTCGGAGAAGTCGATGTCGACCCCGACCGTCGGGGCGATCTCGGCGAGCTGCGGGTGCACCTCCTCCAGGCCGCGCGCCCAGCCCACGATCAGGTCGGGCTGCAGCGCCGCGACGGCCTCCAGCGCCGGCACGTCGGACCCGTCGGTGACGGGCACGACGGTGACGCCGTCGACCGCGCCCGCCAGCACCGACGGGAAGTCGGAGCCGATGATCCCCGCGTGCGTCAGCGCGCCGACCGGGGTGACGCCCAGCGCGAGCAGGTGCGGCAGCGTCGATCGCCGGTCCAGCGCCAGCACCCGCGCCGGCTGCGCCGGCACCTCGCTGACGCCCAGGGGATGGGTGACGCTGCGGGTGGCGGTCGGTGCGGGGGCGGCGGCGCCCGGGGAGCAGGCGGTCAGCAGCCCGGCGGCGGCGAGGCCGCCGAGCAGGGTGCGCCGGGACAGGGACGGTGACATGCCCGGCAGTAAAGCAAGCCTTACCTGACTTCGGCAAGGGTGCCGAGGTGGGCGAGCACCGCCTCCGCGGCCCGCCGGCCGCTCACCAGCGCGCCCTGCGTCGACGGGGTGTCGCGGTGGTCGCCCGCGACGAACAGCCCGTCGCCCAGCGCGACCTCGCGCTGCACCGGGTTGCCCGGCCGGAACGCCGGGAGGGCGGCCCGCACCTCGGCGGTGTGCAGGTACGACCAGTCGGCGGCCGACCGGCCGTAGATCCGCGCGAGCTCCCGGCGCACGTCGGGCTCGGGGATCGGGGAGCCGACGACGGTCGAGGAGATCAGGGCGCGGTGGTCGGGGGAGTAGCCGGGGGCGGCGCGGGTGAGCACCACGGTGTTGGCGACGGGCCCGCGCGTGGCGTCGAGGTGCAGCAGCGGCAGCTCGGCCGGCGGGGCGTCGGTGACGTGGTAGTAGGTGGTCAGGGCGTGCATCGGGGCCACGTCGAGGCCGGGGAGCAGGGTGCCCGCGGTGACCGGGTCGACGGCGACGAGCACGGCCCGCGCGGTGCGCTCCCCGTCGGCGGTGTGCACGACGCCCGGGCGGACCGTCGTGACCCGCTGCCCCAGCTCCAGCACGCCGTCGGGCAGGGACGCGGCGAGCTGCGCGGGCAGCGCGCCCATGCCCTCGGCGGGCACGGCGACGGTGCCGAGCGCGAAGCTGCGCCACACCAGCCGGACGAACGCCGCCGACGTCGTCAGCGCCGACTCGCCCAGCACGCCGGACAGGAACGGGCGCAGGAACCGCTCGACGACCGGCCCGTCCAGCCCGGCCGCGGCGAGGTCATGCGCGGCGGAGCGGTCGATGAGGCGGGCGGTCCGCGAGGGCGGGGCGCCCAGCACGCGGGCCGTCCAGGCCACCAGCTTCGCCTTGTCGCGGACGCCGAACAGCCCGTCGAACGCCGTCGCGAACGCCTGCGACGGGCGCCGCGCGGGGTTCGCGAACCGGTGCAGCCGCCCGTCGGCGCCGCGGACGGCGGCGCCGGGCTCGAACGCGCGCAGGTCGAGCGCGGGGAGGTTCGCGGCGGCGCGCAGCGCGGGGTAGGAGGTGTTGAGGACCTGGAACCCGCGGTCGCAGCGGAAGCCGTCGACGACGTCGGTGGCCATCCGCCCGCCGGGGCGGTCGGCGGCGTCGAGCACCCGCACGTTGAGCCCCCGGCGGCCGAGCAGCCGCGCGGCGCGCAGCCCCGCCAGGCCGGCGCCGACCACGATCACGTCATGCGTGCTCACGAGCCGACGGCCGCCGAGAGCGCCTCGCCGACCGCGTGGTGGCGGAACTGGTAGCCCGAGGACTCCAGCGCCGCCGGCACGACCCGCTGCCCGAACAGCAGCAGTTCCTCGCCCATCGAGCCCAGCACCGTCCGGATGACGACCGCGGGCACCGGGATCGACGTCGGCCGGCCGACCGCGGCGGCCAGCGCCTTCGTCAGCTCGGCGTTGGTGGCGGGCGTGGGCCCGACCAGGTTGACCGGGCCGGTGATCGACGGCGTCTCCAGCGCGAACCGGATGCCGCCCACCTCGTCGTCGAGCGACACCCAGGGCATGTACTGCGTGCCCGGGCCCAGTCGCCCGCCCAGGAACGCCTTGAACAGCGGCCGCAGCAGGCCCAGCAGGCCACCGGCGGGGGAGAGCACGAGGCCGGTGCGCAGCGGCACCACCCGGGCGCCCGCGTCCCGCGCCGCGCCCGTCGCGGCCTCCCAGTCGGCGCACACCTCGGCGAGGAAGCCCCGCCCGTGCGGCGCCGCCTCGTCGACGGCCACGCCGCCGGTGTCGCCGTAGTAGCCCGTGGCCGAGCCGGACAGGAAC contains these protein-coding regions:
- a CDS encoding cytochrome P450 family protein, which encodes MTTTHDDQATHDDPALFEGAFWNDPYPVYGVQRDDSPVREVKQPGGSVWMMFDHADVRAALTDPRLSKDWRYTLPADQRAGQPATPIPMMILMDPPEHTRLRKLVSRAFTVRRMEELRPRIAEFADGLLAELPEDGPVDLMARYAFLLPVFVICELLGVPAEDRDDFASWSNVMVDESTQDQAMEASTKLHAYLSTLIDAKRDNPDDALISGLIEVADEGDVLSQEELVAMAMLLLIAGHETTVNLIGNGVLALLTHPEQRALLAERPELIASAVEEFLRWDSPVHSAPARFAAEDVEYSGVTIPAGAVVSLSLASANRDDARLPDAAELKIDRDAGGHVAFGHGLHHCLGAQLARIEGQEAIGRLMARRPELALAVDPAELVYRRSTLVRGLRTMPVTPGPAA
- a CDS encoding lyase family protein; translation: MARGALFDPLFGGDRVAARLDDAAWVAALVAVEVALAQAAAAHGVIPAEHAEAIAAVDLDVDPAALGAAAVEGGNPVIPLVRALRAAVGPEVGPSVHPGATSQDVMDTAAVLLTGWAGEVLLDDLRGAADAAARLAAAHRGTPTMARTLGQQALPTTFGLVAAGWCTGLDRARTRLAAVLSGLPAQLGGPAGTLDRLPLPVAADLAARLGLADPGVPWHTERTRIGELAGALGVAGGACAKPATDVVLLAGTELGEVSEAAPGDSSSMPHKRNPIAAVTARASARRAPGLVAVLLAAMDGEHQRAAGAWHSEWETLADLLRATGGAASRLRTSLEGLTVHPERMAASVPDGAGTGRAGELVDAALAARP
- a CDS encoding MBL fold metallo-hydrolase; the encoded protein is MLTQVADGVWVRQSEWVWTNSVVVRGDAGLVVVDPGIHGAEMDGLADDLDRLGVPVVAGFSTHPHWDHLLWHPRLGDVPRYATDACARLAGERRERAQAMATESATGVPLELVALLTPLPADGGPVPGEVVEHRAHALGHAALLLADRGVLLAGDMLSDLLIPLFDVTQDDQVGAYEEALDRLADAARRVDVVVPGHGAVARGPEVAARLAADRAYVDALRRGEEPADARLAAADWLAGPHGANREQARR
- the lipA gene encoding lipoyl synthase, with the protein product MTIAPEGRKLLRLEVRNSETPIERKPAWIRTKAKTGPQYTELKALVRSGGLHTVCEEAGCPNIYECWEDREATFLIGGEQCTRRCDFCQIDTGRPADLDRDEPRRVAESVAQMGLRYSTVTGVARDDQPDGGAWLYAETVRLIHELNPGTGVELLIPDFNSIDAQLDEVFASRPEVLAHNLETVPRIFKRIRPAFRYDRSLEVITKARAAGLVTKSNLILGMGETPEEVVSALRDLHEAGCEIITITQYLRPSARHHPVERWVKPEEFVEHSEAAKEMGFAGVMAGPLVRSSYRAGRLYAQTKAARGEELSPELAHLAAEGTAAQEAGSLLARS
- a CDS encoding oxidoreductase — protein: MPWTLRDLDDQTGRTVLVTGATSGLGLASAAALAGAGARVLLGARDPERGRRALEREPGGEVVTLDLADLESVRRAAADVRERTGDALHVLMNNAGVMGLPPGITVDGFESQIGTNHLGHAALTWLLMPALRGAGAARVVTLSSLAHRGPGLDVDDLHFARRAYTGARAYSQSKLANLLFARELDRRLRAAGEDVISVAAHPGLTDTALLSSSVRARSGAWLVLPLARVVNAVTTQRVSRGMLPQLYAATSSQVRGGDYVGPGGLGETRGLPAPARASAAARDEGLAARLWDATAAETGVAPDPA
- a CDS encoding LLM class F420-dependent oxidoreductase, with product MDFRIFTEPQQGADYDDLLRVAQAAEAAGYDAFFRSDHYLAMGEASGEPGPTDAWLTLAGLARETSRIRLGTLVSSATFRLPGPLAVSVAQVDRMSGGRVELGLGSGWFDAEHAAYGIPFPPLGERFDRLTEQLEIITGLWGTLPGERYSFDGAHYTVTDSPALPKPVQQPRPPIVVGGRGKKRTPELAARYAAEFNVPFSGVDAAAEQFERVGAACESVGRDPSELVRSVAQVVCVGRDDAEVARRALTLGRDVDELRSEGLAGSPTQVVDRLGTWRERAGVSRVYCQLLDLADLDQVDLIASDVVPQLR
- the lipB gene encoding lipoyl(octanoyl) transferase LipB yields the protein MASRASCRRSTDPVRIDRIGVIEYVAAWDTQRANAGARRAGTGPDVLMLLEHHSVYTAGKRTRPEDRPTDGSPVVDVDRGGRITWHGPGQLVGYPIIGLAEPLDVVDFVRRLEEALIHVVHGLGLTAAGRIDGRSGVWLPADDRGPERKVAAIGVRVQGGVTLHGFSINCDPDLTEFDRIVPCGIVDAGVSSLSRELGRPVPIDAVIDDVTVAVLDALDGRLPVAEHPVARVAAPAGLDLRLHPSLQ
- a CDS encoding ABC transporter substrate-binding protein is translated as MSPSLSRRTLLGGLAAAGLLTACSPGAAAPAPTATRSVTHPLGVSEVPAQPARVLALDRRSTLPHLLALGVTPVGALTHAGIIGSDFPSVLAGAVDGVTVVPVTDGSDVPALEAVAALQPDLIVGWARGLEEVHPQLAEIAPTVGVDIDFSDASVALRSIAAALGREAQADEVIAGFDARLAEAAAAVGDPGPVTVLLGVGGGQFRVYRPGSVTVARWVADFGGEVVPDPTTLPGDVTDDFTTISPENLSLITGETIVLLANTGADGEAAVREIETSPLWPTLPAVAAGRVVRVESQSAVGNFGFQGYEAVLRTLTAQWAAFA
- a CDS encoding NAD(P)/FAD-dependent oxidoreductase, coding for MSTHDVIVVGAGLAGLRAARLLGRRGLNVRVLDAADRPGGRMATDVVDGFRCDRGFQVLNTSYPALRAAANLPALDLRAFEPGAAVRGADGRLHRFANPARRPSQAFATAFDGLFGVRDKAKLVAWTARVLGAPPSRTARLIDRSAAHDLAAAGLDGPVVERFLRPFLSGVLGESALTTSAAFVRLVWRSFALGTVAVPAEGMGALPAQLAASLPDGVLELGQRVTTVRPGVVHTADGERTARAVLVAVDPVTAGTLLPGLDVAPMHALTTYYHVTDAPPAELPLLHLDATRGPVANTVVLTRAAPGYSPDHRALISSTVVGSPIPEPDVRRELARIYGRSAADWSYLHTAEVRAALPAFRPGNPVQREVALGDGLFVAGDHRDTPSTQGALVSGRRAAEAVLAHLGTLAEVR
- a CDS encoding TIGR01777 family oxidoreductase, which codes for MRVLIAGSSGLIGTALVSHLRETGHDVLRLVRRTPAAPDERGWDPPAGRIDDGTFEGVDAVINLGGVGIADRPWTGARRQEIRDSRIVPTEVLAAAVAEHGVPAFLSGSATGYYGDTGGVAVDEAAPHGRGFLAEVCADWEAATGAARDAGARVVPLRTGLVLSPAGGLLGLLRPLFKAFLGGRLGPGTQYMPWVSLDDEVGGIRFALETPSITGPVNLVGPTPATNAELTKALAAAVGRPTSIPVPAVVIRTVLGSMGEELLLFGQRVVPAALESSGYQFRHHAVGEALSAAVGS